The DNA region CAGCGCACCAATGCAAGAGATTGCAGGTCAGATGCGTAGGGTTAAACCTGATGGGTGCGACGCGCAATAACGTTATAACTACAGCTGGAACTGCTGCCCACTTCCAGCTGCCACGCATCAGCGTTTCCGCGATTTGGCAACAGCCTGCTTCTGGTGGGTGAGGACCAGTTCGATCTGGACATCTTGCTGAAACTCCATCACCCGCTGGCGGACTTCGCTCTCCGGCATTCCCGCGGCCAGAAGCTGATCGGCAAGCCTGCGGCACTCGGCCTTCCAAAATTCGATCGCGTCCGCACCATGCCGGCGGCCGAGTTCCCGAGCGCAACGCTCGACGTTGGCGGTTCCGGTTGCGGAGGGAAAGGCAATAACCTTGCCTTCGTGAGAGGCGGCGGGGCGGCGGGTCGTTTCAGTGGCCATCGAATACAGGTTTCCTTTGATCCTATATGTTGTCTACGGGACGATGGTTAATGCTTTCTATTCGTTCGCCTCTTTCAATGGCCAGACTCTGCGTCCTGCCGTCAGATCATCGCATCTTCGGCCTTGACGCCGCCACGCCGATGCGCCGACAGTCCCCATCATGATCGAACCTTGAGGCAGCAGAGACCACCGATGACGATAACCACCCCCCGTGATTTCCTGAAAAGCCTGTTCGACGCGGCGGTTCTCGCCGCCGATCCGCTGACCAGCATCAAATCGCACCTGCCGGAGAAACCGAAAGGAAGAACCGTCGTGATTGGCGCCGGCAAGGGCGCGGCGCAGATGGCGCGGGCGCTCGAAAGCGCATGGGACGGACCGATCGAGGGGTTGGTGGTCACGCGATACGGCTATGGCTGCGAAACACGCTTCATCGAGATCATCGAGGCAGCCCACCCGGTGCCCGACGCTGCGGGATTCGCTGCCGCGAGGCGGTTGATGGAAACGGTGAACCGGTTGACGGAAGACGATCTGGTGATCGCGCTGATCTGCGGCGGCGGCTCGGCGCTGCTGCCCGCCCCGCCGGAGGGGTTGACGCTCGAAGACGAGATTGCGCTCAACGAAATGCTGCTTGCTTCGGGCGCGCCGATTTCGGCGATGAATGTGGTGCGCAAACATCTCTCCACCATCAAGGGCGGCAGACTGGCGGCGGCGACGAAAGCGAGACTCGTCAGCCTGATTGTTTCCGACATTCCTGGCGACAACCCGGCCCATGTCGCCTCCGGGCCGACGGTGCCCGACGGTTCAACACGGCACGAAGCGCTGGAGATTATCAGGCAATATGGATTGCGGTTGCCGCAGGCCGCGCTCGACCATCTGAACTCGCCGAAGGCAGATGCACCGCGGCCGGACGATCCGGTATTCCTGCGGCACCAGCATCACATCATCGCCTCTGCCGGCGTTTCGCTGGCGGCGGCGGCCTCCAAGGCGGAATCGCAAGGAATCACGCCGGCAATCCTTTCGGATGCCATCGAAGGCGAATCGCGTGACGTGGCGCTGGTGCATGCGGCCATCGCCCGCGAGGTTCTCGGGCGGAACAGGCCATTCTCGAAGCCGGTCGTCCTCCTGTCCGGCGGCGAGACGACGGTGACGCTGAGAGCCAAGGGCGGCAAGGGCGGGCGCAATGGCGAATTCACCCTTGCCATGGCGCTTGCGATCGATGGGCAAGACGGTATTGATGTGCTCGCTGCCGACACGGACGGGATTGACGGCTCGGAAGACAATGCCGGCGCCTTTGCCGATGGCGGCACGGTGAAGCGTTTGCGAGCCGCCGGGCTCGATCCGCGCCGGCTGCTCGACGGCAATGACAGCTACACGGCGTTCCAGGCGATCGACGATCTCTTCGAGACCGGTCCGACCGGAACCAACGTCAACGATTTCCGAGCGATCCTCATCCATTAGAGCCCATGAACGATTAACCGGCGATCAGGTCTTGATCCGCCCCTGCCCGACCAGCCAGCCGACTGATTCCCGCACCGCCTGCAGAGATGTATATCTCGGGGTATAGCCCAACAGGCGCCGGGCTTTGGCAATCGAGCAGTTCGGACTGCGGGCGATGTGCTCCCATGTCGCCTCCGCGTCCTCGGCCGTCTGGCCTTTCGCCCAAACGTCGAAGGGCGCGAAGGTGAGCTTCGGGTCGCGCCCGAACCATCGCGAGATGGATTCGGCGTAACCGCGAAGCGTCACGGCCTGCTCCGATACCGCATGGAAACTTTCGCCGATCGATGCGTTCCGATTGGCGATCGCATCCATGAACATCGCCGCCACGTCATCGGCATGGACGTGATGAACGGTCTCCAGGCCGAAATTGGGCAGCGCCAGATCCTCTCCGCGGGCCAGGGTCGAAAAGACCTGCAGATTAAAATTGCCGGCCGGATTGAGCGGCGCCCATCCGGGGCCGACAATGTGGCCGGGATGAATGACGGTCGCCGGAAAACCCCGAAGTCTTGCCTGCTGCAGCAGATAGGTCTCGATCGCCGCCTTCTGGATGCCATAGTTACCGAACGGAGACTTCGGCGCTTCCTCCCGTGTCGGCACGGCCACCGGATATCCATGTGTCCAGATCGTGCCGGTATGCAGG from Rhizobium sp. NLR16a includes:
- a CDS encoding DUF6074 family protein, which produces MATETTRRPAASHEGKVIAFPSATGTANVERCARELGRRHGADAIEFWKAECRRLADQLLAAGMPESEVRQRVMEFQQDVQIELVLTHQKQAVAKSRKR
- a CDS encoding glycerate kinase, producing MTITTPRDFLKSLFDAAVLAADPLTSIKSHLPEKPKGRTVVIGAGKGAAQMARALESAWDGPIEGLVVTRYGYGCETRFIEIIEAAHPVPDAAGFAAARRLMETVNRLTEDDLVIALICGGGSALLPAPPEGLTLEDEIALNEMLLASGAPISAMNVVRKHLSTIKGGRLAAATKARLVSLIVSDIPGDNPAHVASGPTVPDGSTRHEALEIIRQYGLRLPQAALDHLNSPKADAPRPDDPVFLRHQHHIIASAGVSLAAAASKAESQGITPAILSDAIEGESRDVALVHAAIAREVLGRNRPFSKPVVLLSGGETTVTLRAKGGKGGRNGEFTLAMALAIDGQDGIDVLAADTDGIDGSEDNAGAFADGGTVKRLRAAGLDPRRLLDGNDSYTAFQAIDDLFETGPTGTNVNDFRAILIH
- a CDS encoding NAD-dependent epimerase/dehydratase family protein, with amino-acid sequence MRVLVIGATGHVGTYLIPRLVEAGHDVVTISRGAAKPYTANRAWASVDQRQMDRVEMERKGDFGPAVREAKADIVIDMICFTLESAEQLVMALSGHVGHFLHTGTIWTHGYPVAVPTREEAPKSPFGNYGIQKAAIETYLLQQARLRGFPATVIHPGHIVGPGWAPLNPAGNFNLQVFSTLARGEDLALPNFGLETVHHVHADDVAAMFMDAIANRNASIGESFHAVSEQAVTLRGYAESISRWFGRDPKLTFAPFDVWAKGQTAEDAEATWEHIARSPNCSIAKARRLLGYTPRYTSLQAVRESVGWLVGQGRIKT